One window of the Diospyros lotus cultivar Yz01 chromosome 12, ASM1463336v1, whole genome shotgun sequence genome contains the following:
- the LOC127786751 gene encoding protein SULFUR DEFICIENCY-INDUCED 1-like, with protein sequence MAAEVVYKKAQMIDPDSNKACNLSLCLMKQARIQEARSVLEPVLSGKLPGSHDSKARNRAEEIWADLEAQEPVPSGLVGLDMEDDFIDGLNKLLQEWAPLRSKRLPIFEEISPFRHQLAC encoded by the coding sequence ATGGCGGCCGAGGTGGTGTACAAGAAGGCCCAAATGATCGACCCGGACTCGAACAAGGCCTGCAACTTGTCCCTGTGCCTGATGAAGCAGGCCCGAATCCAGGAGGCCCGCTCGGTCCTCGAGCCGGTGTTGTCAGGTAAGCTACCAGGCTCACACGATTCCAAGGCCCGGAATCGGGCCGAAGAAATATGGGCTGACTTGGAAGCCCAAGAACCCGTGCCATCAGGCCTGGTGGGCCTCGACATGGAGGATGATTTCATTGATGGACTTAATAAGCTGTTGCAAGAATGGGCTCCCCTGCGATCAAAAAGGCTCCCAATCTTTGAAGAGATCTCTCCATTTAGACATCAGCTGGCCTGTTAA
- the LOC127786985 gene encoding guanine nucleotide-binding protein-like NSN1 → MVKKSKKSKSKRVTLKQKYKVKRKVKEHQKKKAKEAKKAGLHRKPKVEKDPGIPNDWPFKEQELKALEARRARALEELEQKKAARKERAKKRKLGLLEDADISELADIASPKEQNFEEGKDANDSPAIGKVRDNSEKSFYKELVKVIEASDVILEVLDARDPLGTRCVDMERMVMKSGADKHLVLLLNKIDLIPREAVEKWLKYLREELPAVAFKCSTQEQKSNLGWKSASKAAKSSHLLQTSDCLGAETLLKLLKNYSRSHEIKKSITVGIVGLPNVGKSSLINSLKRCQVVNVGATPGLTRSMQEVHLDKNIKLLDCPGVVMLRSGQNEASVALRNCKKIEKLEDPIGPVKEILKLCPSRVLVTLYKLPSFESVDDFLQKVAAVRGKLKKGGIVDVEAAARIVLHDWNEGKIPYYSMPPARNEGEPSEAKIVSELGKEFNVDEIYNSESSFIGSLKSFDEVKHVEVPPNCPLNFDEQMLEDNVQQQPSTQSHSVTNENGGHEAMEPCEDKKPETEVKTPGNRQNEKLYAEVGMLNTKLKRAEKKRQKKANRSSAEADAMDDDYDFKVDYVRRDSAMDVGEESGDGNDAIGSQTRFDVLSSGVEFDEA, encoded by the exons ATGGTGAAGAAGAGCAAGA AGAGCAAGAGCAAGCGAGTGACGTTGAAGCAGAAGTACAAGGTCAAAAGGAAGGTCAAAGAGCATCAAAAGAAGAAGGCTAAGGAGGCCAAGAAGGCCGGCTTGCACCGCAAGCCCAAGGTTGAGAAGGATCCTGGGATTCCCAATGATTGGCCCTTCAAGGAACAAGAGCTCAAGGCCCTCGAAGCTCGCCGCGCCCGCGCGCTCGAGGAATTGGAGCAAAAGAAAGCTGCCCGCAAGGAGAGG GCTAAAAAGAGAAAGCTGGGTTTGCTAGAGGACGCTGATATCTCGGAGTTGGCTGATATAGCTTCTCCAAAGGAACAAAACTTTGAAGAGGGAAAGGATGCTAATGATTCCCCTGCAATTGGTAAAGTTAGGG ATAACTCAGAGAAGTCTTTCTACAAGGAGTTGGTCAAAGTGATTGAAGCTTCAGATGTCATTTTGGAAGTGTTAGATGCTCGAGATCCTCTTGGTACCCGATGTGTTGATATGGAGAGAATGGTGATGAAATCCGGTGCTGATAAGCATCTTGTTTTGCTTCTTAATAAAATTG ATCTAATACCTAGAGAAGCTGTTGAAAAATGGCTCAAGTATCTTCGGGAGGAGTTACCAGCAGTTGCCTTTAAGTGCAGCACCCAGGAGCAAAAGTCAAACTTGGGTTGGAAATCTGCCTCGAAGGCAGCAAAATCGAGCCATCTCCTGCAAACTAGTGACTGTCTTGGAGCTGAAACACTCCTCAAATTGCTAAAGAACTACTCAAGAAGCCATGAG ATAAAGAAGTCAATCACTGTGGGTATTGTTGGTCTTCCTAATGTTGGGAAAAGCAGCTTAATTAATAGTTTGAAGAGATGTCAGGTTGTAAATGTTGGTGCTACTCCAGGATTGACTAGATCGATGCAAGAAGTTCATTTGGACAAGAATATCAAATTGCTGGACTGCCCTGGTGTTGTAATGCTTAGGTCTGGCCAGAACGAGGCATCTGTTGCTCTTCGGAATTGTAAGAAGATTGAGAAACTAGAGGACCCAATAGGGCCAG TTAAGGAAATTCTCAAGCTTTGCCCATCAAGAGTATTGGTAACCCTATACAAGCTCCCAAGCTTCGAGTCAGTTGATGACTTCCTGCAAAAAGTGGCTGCTGTCAGGGGGAAGCTCAAGAAAGGAGGCATTGTCGATGTTGAAGCTGCTGCAAGAATAGTTTTGCATGACTGGAATGAGG GTAAAATCCCATATTATTCAATGCCTCCGGCTAGGAATGAAGGAGAACCATCTGAAGCAAAAATTGTTTCAGAGCTTGGAAAGGAGTTTAATGTCGATGAGATTTACAACAGTGAATCTTCATTTATCGGGAGTCTTAAATCTTTTGACGAAGTTAAACACGTCGAAGTTCCTCCAAATTGCCCTCTTAACTTTGATGAGCAGATGCTTGAG GATAATGTGCAGCAACAGCCTTCAACTCAAAGCCACAGTGTGACCAATGAAAATGGTGGTCATGAGGCCATGGAGCCCTGCGAAGACAAGAAACCTGAGACAGAGGTTAAAACACCTGGTAACAGGCAAAATGAGAAGTTATATGCTGAGGTAGGCATGCTCAACACCAAGCTGAAGAGAGCAGAGAAGAAGAGGCAGAAAAAAGCCAATAGATCATCTGCAGAGGCAGATGCCATGGATGACGACTATGACTTCAAGGTGGATTATGTCAGGAGGGACTCTGCCATGGACGTTGGTGAGGAGAGCGGCGATGGGAATGATGCCATTGGCAGTCAAACAAGGTTCGATGTGCTTTCATCTGGAGTTGAGTTTGATGAAGCTTAG
- the LOC127786714 gene encoding pantoate--beta-alanine ligase, with product MVEENHPQRIDREGGVQEHKSPSLQMEVRDPVIIRDKDEMRQWSRYMRAQGKTIGLVPTMGYLHEGHLSLLREVHKHTHLTVVSIYVNPGQFSPSEDLSTYPSDIHGDINKLKSVPGGVDVVFNPHNLYDYGNSSGEREREVKREKEGGGLVSCLEERGLGHETWVRVVRLEKGMCGNSRPVFFRGVATVVAKLFNIVEPDVAMFGKKDYQQWRIIRRMVRDLDFSIKVIGSEIVRDDDGLALSSRNVHLSPEDRAKALSINQSLFKAKYAAEKGQTSCRELKSSVIQAIQEAGGRIDYAEIVDQENLEPMEEIKGGVVFCVAAWFGKVRLIDNMEINV from the exons ATGGTCGAAGAAAATCATCCGCAAAGAATTGATCGGGAAGGAGGAGTACAGGAACACAAATCGCCGAGTCTCCAAATGGAAGTTAGAGATCCAGTGATAATCAGAGACAAGGACGAGATGAGGCAATGGTCAAGGTACATGAGAGCCCAGGGCAAGACCATAGGGTTAGTCCCCACCATGGGTTATCTACACGAGGGTCACCTCTCGCTCCTCAGAGAAGTACACAAGCACACCCACCTCACCGTGGTCTCCATCTATGTAAACCCAGGTCAGTTTTCTCCCTCTGAAGACCTCTCCACATACCCATCTGATATCCATGGGGACATCAACAAGCTTAAGTCGGTTCCTGGTGGGGTTGACGTTGTCTTCAATCCTCACAATTTGTATGACTATGGAAACAGTAGTggtgagagagaaagggaagtgaagagagagaaagagggaggggGGCTAGTGTCTTGCCTGGAGGAGAGGGGACTGGGGCATGAGACATGGGTGAGGGTTGTGAGGTTGGAAAAAGGAATGTGTGGAAACAGCAGGCCTGTCTTTTTCAGAGGGGTTGCCACTGTTGTTGCCAAGTTATTCAATATTGTGGAGCCCGATGTTGCCATGTTTGGGAAGAAGGATTACCAGCAGTGGCGAATTATAAGGCGAATG gTCAGGGATCTTGATTTTTCCATAAAAGTAATCGGTTCTGAGatagttagagatgatgatggCCTTGCATTGAGCTCCCGCAATGTGCACCTCTCACCTGAAGACAGAGCAAAG GCCTTATCAATAAATCAATCACTTTTTAAAGCTAAGTATGCTGCAGAAAAGGGTCAAACCAGTTGTAGAGAATTGAAGAGTTCAGTCATCCAAGCAATTCAGGAAGCTGGAGGAAGAATTGATTATGCTGAG ATTGTAGACCAAGAAAATTTAGAGCCAATGGAAGAGATTAAAGGGGGCGTTGTGTTTTGTGTGGCTGCCTGGTTTGGTAAGGTGAGGCTAATTGACAACATGGAAATCAATGTCTGA
- the LOC127786715 gene encoding vesicle-associated membrane protein 721: protein MGQQSLIYSFVARGTVLLAEYTEFSGNFTSIAFQCLQKLPTTNNKFTYNCDGHTFNYLVEDGFTYCVVAVESAGRQIPMAFLERVKEDFAKRYAGGKAATAAANSLNKEFGPKLKEQMQYCVDHPEEISKLAKVKAQVSEVKGVMMENIEKVLDRGEKIELLVDKTENLRSQAQDFRTQGTKMRRKMWLQNMKIKLIVLGILIALILIIVLSVCGGFKCH, encoded by the exons ATGGGGCAACAGTCGTTGATCTACAGCTTCGTGGCCAGAGGAACGGTGCTGCTTGCCGAGTACACCGAATTCAGCGGGAATTTCACGAGCATCGCTTTCCAGTGCCTTCAGAAACTGCCTACCACAAACAATAAGTTCACCTACAACTGCGATGGCCACACCTTCAACTACCTTGTAGAAGACGGCTTTA CTTACTGTGTTGTGGCGGTGGAATCTGCTGGAAGACAGATTCCCATGGCATTTCTCGAGCGAGTTAAGGAGGATTTTGCTAAGAGATATGCTGGGGGAAAAGCTGCAACAGCTGCTGCAAACAGTTTAAACAAGGAGTTTGG GCCCAAACTTAAGGAACAGATGCAGTACTGTGTGGATCATCCAGAGGAGATAAGCAAGCTTGCAAAAGTTAAGGCTCAGGTGTCTGAAGTCAAAGGagtaatgatggaaaatattgAGAAA GTTCTGGATcgaggagagaagattgagctcttAGTGGATAAAACTGAGAACCTTCGCTCTCAG GCACAAGATTTCAGGACCCAGGGTACTAAAATGAGGAGGAAGATGTGGTTACAGAATATGAAGATAAAGCTCATAGTTCTTGGTATTCTGATTGCGTTAATTCTAATCATAGTTTTATCTGTTTGCGGTGGCTTTAAATGTCATTAG
- the LOC127786986 gene encoding uncharacterized protein At4g13200, chloroplastic translates to MAAGGFSATPPPFCTIYALRSSAAETSRCLGPRQSSAVVGHHQRFCSSHLKLAPVRFAGVLPKVNRLRCSSSTGPGGPGPGESDSRSVLDAFFLGKALGEALSERVESTVGEILGALGRLQAEQQKQVQDFQEEVLERAKRAKQKAAREAMGTTDVPATVNVNAATTVTSANEPAALATPSSSKSTAPESDDLTIDPSPNDQEPLQGVSNEG, encoded by the exons ATGGCGGCGGGAGGATTTTCAGCAACCCCACCACCGTTCTGTACCATATACGCTCTCCGTTCATCCGCCGCCGAAACTAGCCGTTGTCTGGGGCCTCGCCAGAGCTCCGCCGTTGTCGGCCATCATCAGCGTTTCTGTTCCTCCCATCTCAAGCTCGCCCCTGTGAGATTTGCCGGTGTGCTCCCAAAAGTTAACAGATTAAGGTGCAGTAGCAGCACCGGACCCGGGGGTCCTGGTCCTG GTGAGAGCGACAGCAGGAGCGTTCTGGATGCATTTTTCTTGGGGAAGGCTCTGGGGGAAGCGCTGTCTGAGCGTGTTGAGTCTACAGTAGGGGAAATTTTGGGTGCACTTGGTAGATTGCAAGCTGAGCAGCAGAAACAAGTACAAGACTTCCAG GAAGAGGTGTTAGAAAGGGCCAAAAGGGCCAAGCAGAAAGCTGCACGTGAAGCCATGGGTACTACCGATGTACCTGCTACTGTCAATGTCAATGCAGCTACAACTGTAACTTCAGCCAACGAGCCAGCGGCACTGGCAACTCCATCCTCATCAAAATCAACTGCTCCAGAATCAGATGATCTTACTATAGACCCCAGCCCCAATGACCAAGAGCCCCTTCAAGGAGTGTCAAATGAGGGCTGA